The Sorghum bicolor cultivar BTx623 chromosome 6, Sorghum_bicolor_NCBIv3, whole genome shotgun sequence genome contains the following window.
ATTGACCTTGTTACAGCCCTTACACGGACCAGTAACCGTAAACTGACATAAAAGATATCACACATCGACCCAAGATTCAGGTCCAATCAATTTGGTTTAAAGGATGTCCATTACATCGATGACAATCTGATAGGTAGGTTTTAGCAGTAGAGTGCAGTCACTTGCAACGAGGAAACCAGAATATACACAGTTGCTTGGCAGGCCTTATTTACAGGAGGCATGGCCGCATGGGCAGGGCATTGGTAGGGAAGCAAGGGCAAGGCGACCCGATTGCGGTGAGCTGTGGTGTTGCGCCATCCATCTAGAGCAGACCGAAGGTGTTCTCACCACTGTAAGTCATgtagaggaacccatcctcgtCCTTATTCTCTTCATAGATTGAAGACATCAGAGCAGCTGCACAAGTACAGAGAAGTAAGTAGAATCAAGTGAGAATGGCTATCATGTCCCCAAATGCTCAACGTCATATGAGTTCTCATAGGAAGCAAAATCAGAGTCAGAAATATGCTgtttctgtatttattttccAGACCTGTTGGTGGAAGGGTGTTCTTCACAAAGATGAAGATAGCCTTCTCAGCACTGAGCTTGATTCTCTTCCTAACGACATACACGAATTGTCCAACTGTAAGATCAGCAGGGACGAGGTACCTGCAAAGTGATGGCCATCAGAAAAACAGAACAGCTTACTGCTTACAATGGATGACATGGCACATAACACGTTGAGTACAATAGTGCTTCAGTGATATAGTAATTGGGACAAGTGAATAATGCCACCACCAACAGGAGCCCCTTTTTCAATcacaaaaagaaaactaaaACCACCAACATTTTCAGGACCACAAAAGAATGGAAACCATAGTAAATATTCAACTCAACAAGTTTGTTTATTAGGAATAGAGTCAAATTATTGCAATTATCAAACAATTCTACTGCACCATAGATAATTATTGCAATTATCAAACAATTCTATTGAACCATAGATCATGATATAGTAATTGGGACAACTGAAATAATATATGTGCATAAACGACCACAATGCAATGCTGTTGCACATTTATATTAGGGCATCCCAATATAATGCGAAATGGATGGCACCAACTACCATCAGTTATCAGGAAAACGGTAAAAATCTCACTAGCATTAACTCATAAACATTTAAAGATGAACATATCTGTATAGCAGTTAAACATTTAAAGATGAACATATCTGTATAGCAGTTATGATTAACTTAGAAAAGTTGAGAACTGACTTTTTCTTGTCGATGTCAGGAATGTCACTCCTCTCAGCCTTCTCAACAATCACCTGCATTATACAAATTGTCATAAATTGGATCAAAGCAATCATGAAGAACAAAACAGTGCATACAGGCTGCCTCTTCTCTGTAATTCTAGTGAGATTAAGGGTAGAAGCTTACTGGAATTCTGTCAGGGTACTTCTCCCTGATCCGGTTAGCCTCAGACTGCCTCTTCTCTGTAACACAAAGCATGAGAGATCATGGGTTCAGTTTAACCTAATAAATACAAAAGGCTAAATTGTCTTGCTGGGAAATGATGGAACAAGGCCATAGCGACTCAGAACATGTTGGAAATCATAGCTAGCTGGGACATAGAATTGTCTTTGTTCAAAGTATACAGAGTCATCAAATGTTATCAAGTACTACAGATTTTATATTATCTGTTTCTTAAGGAAATGCAGAAAAAACTATTATTATCCAGGTCAAGTAGGGCATACATGTCAATCAATTGATAGAAACCAGCTCAACTAACTCATGTCAATAAAATAATATatgatagttttttttttgttaaactAAAAAGGCAATAATAACAACTTAGGACAAAAGCACAATAAAATCAGATTGCCCTGTAACTTATCAAGGGCATGACCACAttgctaagagcatctccaaccgttttgcataattggtttggcaaatgagggagtttgccaagtctcaaaaaaatatggcaaaggtgaaaagaggcaatctccaatggtttggcattaatcacttcGCGCCAATTTTCCAATGCAAAGTGTGAACAgatttggcatatatgccaatccttcctctctttttgccaagttaacaaaattgcaaagtctaaatgccaaaccgttggataagtgtttttaagacttttttgcaaatacatgaatccaaagcttatttgcaaaacggttggggatgctctaaCCATGAGCAACCTTACAATACCTAATACAGTTATAAAAGAACACGGCAGCTTCCTGCTAAAGAGCATTTTACAGCTGCCTAAAGTCTGGTGAAGGTACAAACTTCTTCTGAGCCAAATGTATTATCTGATTCATAGAAATTAGAAAATAAATCTCAAATATATGATCCTCCAGATAAGGAACCACTTCAGAAAAATCTCAAACGACAAACCAGACGATCACTTTAGATTGACTAGCCACTTTTATCATGTACAATTGCAAAATATCACTGTCTAACACAAACTTGAATGGCAGAACACTAAGTACATAATTGTAGTCACATATCAGTTATACCCAATCAACACCAGCAACATAATCCCACAATAATCATTGGCTGCTCAAAAATTTTGGCACGAGATATGTATAATTTAATCTGCAGTTGCTAGCTTTTGAAGAGAGGCGAACTTGCCTACAAGCCAAAGCAAATCACATAAGGAAACTGCACCGATCACGATTGCTCACAAATTTATTCAAACTATATGGATAGCTGTTCAGTTCCTCAAGAGTACTACCAATCCGCAAAATTACCCTCCTAGTCAATCGTCCAACCCCAACAAGCAAGCAGCAGATATCAACGGTTTTCTACATAACCGCAAAACCTAAAGGGAGCATGGGAAACATCATACGAACCGAGGGGGTGCTCCAGCTTGAACGAGCTCGTCTTGGCCATCACGCTCCTTCCTGCATACACCAACCAATCTCAAAATCAAATCACCGAGAAAACCGCACATCAATCGAGCCGATCGAGCAGCAAAAACTAAGAACCAATCGAGTAAAACCTTACCGGTGGGATCGAACCGCGTTGGGGGATGCGAACGAATCGAACGAAGGCGGCGAACTGCTCCGGGC
Protein-coding sequences here:
- the LOC110436610 gene encoding autophagy-related protein 8C-like; this translates as MAKTSSFKLEHPLEKRQSEANRIREKYPDRIPVIVEKAERSDIPDIDKKKYLVPADLTVGQFVYVVRKRIKLSAEKAIFIFVKNTLPPTAALMSSIYEENKDEDGFLYMTYSGENTFGLL